AGTGTCGGCTGACCGCGAACCAGCCTTTTTCTCTGCCGTCCAAGCCAGCTATACCAAGACAGTTGATCAGAGTCCCGGAGAGCTGCTTGCGCTTCTGCGCGAAACATCAAAACCGTTCGTGCACTGATCAGTAAATCAAGCAGGCTGCTGAACGGTTGCCGAACCAGGCGGTTCGGCAACCGTGAGGTCAGCGTGGCGCCCGATCACCGTGCGGACCACTGCGCCATCTCTCAATACGAGAAAGTTTGTGGGTATGGCAGAAACACGAGGGCCCGGCAGGATCACCCCGGCGAGGTTCAATGGGTCTGTGGCTGACAGTTTGATCTCTTGCCCTGTCCCTGGCGATGCAGTCATTTTCCTGATCGCTCGCAAGCCCTCCACCGCTTCAGGCAACGCGAATTGTTCTCCTGTGAATCCGTCGACGAACCGGCCGCCGCGCACTTCCCCGGCCATCTCCATCCTCCGATACTGCACCAACAGATCTCGCCACGAAGAAACTAGCGATTCACGCACCAACAGATCTCGAAACACCACGCCGTAGCGGCGGAGCAATTGCTGAGCCACGTGTTCGCTTACACTGACAGCCGACAGCCGGTCGCTCTCAGCTGTCCGCAACAGCGACCACCGGCCGGCCGAGTGCCGAGGCCGCCGCGATCGCTCACGCCCTTCAGCGCGACGTCGATGCGGGTCCATGAGCGCCCGAAGATTATCGAATCCATCAGCCGTGACCAACCCAGCCGCCACCAATTCCCACAATCCCTGTTCCACTTCCGTCGCAAGATGATTGGTGCTCCTCACAAGATCACCGAAGAAACTGGCGCCCTGTTGCTGCAGCGTACGATAGAGATCTTGTCCCACTGCACTCAACGGTGCGAAAGGATCAAGACCCTCTACAGCCACATCACGATAGTACGCAGTGAGCAACCAGTTCCTCTCGTCGCGAGGAAAGACACTGATGGGCGCAAGGCTGGTAGGAGTGATGCGCCGCCGCTCCATCCCGCCACCCTGAGTCAATTTCGGATGAGGTGAGAGACGCCCCCAGCTCACCGCTCCACTCAGACACAGTCTGTCTAACAGTTCCGGTTCGTACTTGGCCATGCGGACTCGTAAAAGCTGTGGCTCCCAGGCAGAGGCTGCAGCTTCAAACCCGGCTAGCTGTTTGATCACCTCAGTCAGCCCCGCCTCACCATGCTGACGAGCCCCTGGCATCACATGCTGCCATTGCAGCAAGAATCGCATGAAGTCCGACGCTGTGACCGGCTCCACTTCCTTGCGCAAGATGCCGATCGTCAGGCGATGGATCCGAGCTAACAGGCGGCGGTGACACCATTCCGACGTAGAAACGATCGAGAGGACTGAGGACTGCCCTTCGACAGGCTCAGAGTCCCGAGCACCGTCGAGGGAAGGACTGAGTGCTGATATTCCTCGGAATCGACCACGGAGAACTTGCCCCTGCCCTTCCAATCTCATCATCGCTGTCTCCACTGCGGGCGATGGCACATGCAGCCGATGGGCCAATTCGTCTATCGTTGTCGGGCCAATGCTCTCCATCCACCCCAACACGATCACATCGAGCATTGAGTCATCCCTACCCGTTAATACTTGTTCGACTCTCTCATGATATTCTGTCGCACTCCATCCCCTCACTCCTAACCCCTCACCCCTCACGGTGAGTAGGAGTGCCCGCCCGGATTCCACAAGTTCTGGTAAATAGGAGACCCACTGTGTGGCTTCAGACTCCGGCACCCAGACCAAGGTCAACAGTGCATCGTGCAGTTCATCGGCATCACGCACCAGCGGCCATGATTCACGGCCCACTTCCTCAATCGCCTTCGGATCGAGCGCGCCGATCTCTCCAAGCAGTTCCGGCGGCAAGGTCCGCCGTAGTTCAACTGCACGAGATCGCCGTTCCTCCAATGGGGCATCGTCCAGAAAGGCATAGGGATTGGCATTGAGAATTTCATGGGAAAAGCCTGACGGCGCCGGCGTCTCCACCGCCACACAGCGGATCGCGCCGGATTCGACCCGTCGGAGAACCTCCGTGAGCCCCTCCACATCCATCGCCTCCGTCAGACAGTCGCGCAGTGTCTCCTGTACCAGCGGATGGTCAGGAATGTGTCGGGCCGCCCGTTGCCCTGTGAGGTTTTCCTGGCAAGCGATCGCATCAGGAAAGACCGCAGCCAACAAATCCTCTGCTTTCATCCGCTGAATCTGCGGAGGAACTTTCCTGCCGTTGGAAAAACGCAGCAGCGCCAGCGCTCGTGACACATTCCATCGCCAGCGGGTGGTGAACATCGGCGCGAGTAGGACGGCCTGGATCAAGACCTCACGCACCGTCTTGGAGTGGAGATAGCCGAAGACAGATTCAAGCGGAAAACTGTGCTTCTCACCGAGCGAGATTACAAGACCATTGTCCGTCGCCGCAGCCTGTAACTCGAAGTCGAATGTCACACAGAACCGTTTGCGCAGCGCCAGCCCCCAGGCCTTGTTGATCCGTCCGCCGAATGGTGCGTGGATCACCAGCTGCATCCCGCCGCTTTCATCGAAGAACCGTTCGGCGACAATGGTATCTTGCGTCGGGACTACGCCAAGCACACCCTTTCCTGCCAACACATATTCAATCGCCTGTTGAGCGCCCCGTTGATCGAGTCCGCATGCGTGGTGAAGCCACTGAACAGGTGAGGCGTAAGAGGTCAAGGGTGAAGAAGTTCCGTTCGCAATTCTATCAATCTCAGCGCGCAATAACGCCACTTCCGCGGAGAGTTCGGTTGTACGGGAAGGAGCCTCGCCGCGCCAGAAGGGAATGCTGGGTGGTGCACCGTGAGCATCCTCCACCCGCACCTTGCCCATTTCAACGCCTTTGATCCGCCAGGATGTGTTGCCGAGCAACATGATGTCGCCGGCGAGACTCTCCACGGCAAAATCTTCATCCACCGTGCCCACCACCGTACCGTCCGGCTCTGCCACCACCGCATAGTTCGCTGTGTCGGGAATCGCGCCACCGGAGGTGATCGCCGCAAGCCTCGCCCCACGCCGCCCCTTGATCCGACCGTTAATACGGTCATGGTACAGATAGGCCAACCCTCTTCCTCGGTTGGTGGCGATCCCTTCCGTCAACATGCGGACGATCCGATCAAACGTTGCCCGCTCTAGATGACGATAGGGATCAGCACAGCGCACAAGCGTAAACAGGTCCTCTTCCGTCCAGCTCTGGGTCGCTGCCGCCGCGACGATCTGTTGAGCCAGGATATCCAATGGTGCCGATGGGACCTCTATGCGATCCAACGTTCCATTCTTGATCGCACAGATCAGCGCCGCACATTCGAGTAATTCGTCTCTCGTCGTGGCGAACAGGCGGCCTTTTGGAATGGCCTTGATCCAGTGGCCGGCACGACCGATTCGCTGGAGACAGGTCGCAATCGCTCTCGGTGAACCGATCTGGCAAACCAGATCGACGGTGCCCACATCAATGCCGAGTTCCAGTGATGCCGTTGCCACGACCACGCGCGTCTTGCCCGACTTCAAGCGTTCCTCGGCTGATAAACGGATTTGCCGTGAGAGGCTGCCGTGATGGGCCGCGACCGCGTCAGGCCCGAGATTCGAAAGCCGTTCCTCCAGATAGTGCGAGACCCTCTCGGCCAAGCGGCGTGTATTGACGAACACCAAGGTCGTGCGATGTTCTCGCACCAATTCAGCCAACCGGTCGTAGATATCGGACCAGATCGCATTGGTGGCAATGGCACTCAGCTCATCTTTTGGTACTTCAACCGCGAGATCCATCTGGCGGGTGTGGCCGACGTTGATGATACGGCAGAGGGCTGAAGGCTGAGGACTCGGGACTGAGTAGAGATCAGTTGATAGAGCACGTTTGCCCACAAGAAATGCGGCCACGGTTTCAATGGGGCGTTGCGTAGCGGAGAGGCCGATACGCTGCGGCTTCGTGAACGTCAACGCTTCCAGCCGTTCGAGTGACAGCGCCACATGGGCACCACGTTTATTTGGCGCAAGGGCATGGATCTCATCGACAATCACTGTGCGCACTGTCTGCAACAGCCGTCGGCTCTTGTCAGCCGTCAGTAAGATGAAGAGAGACTCCGGCGTCGTCACGAGAATGTGCGGCGGCCGCTTGAGCATCTGCTGTCGATCCGCCATCGGGGTATCGCCGGTACGGACCAGCACGCGCAACTCCGGCATCATGAGTCCGGCTTGAAGTGCACGCTCACCGATCTCGGCAAGAGGCTTCTGGAGATTTTTCTGGATGTCGTTACTCAGGGCCTTCAGCGGGGAAACGTAAAGCACCTGAGTGTGATCATCAAGCTCGCGATTGAGGGCTTGCTTGAAGAGGTGGTCAATGCAGGAGAGAAAGGCTGCGAGGGTCTTGCCCGATCCGGTCGGTGCCGCGATCAGTGCATCTGCTCCAGACTGAATCGCTGGCCACGCCTGTTGCTGAACCTCCGTTGGTTCACCGACCGACGACTGAAACCATTCAGCAATGAGGGGATGAAAACCCGAGAGCGGCATGGTGTGGAATCGTACCACACCCTACCAAGTAGCTCTATCGCGGGTCAGTCAAGAATCCCTGACTCACCCGGCTCACCTCCCTCGTTACCGATACCGGTTGGTCCAGACATTCTTGCGCGTCCGGTCAGGCTGTCACCCTACGGCTACCGCATTGCCGCCGCTGTCGATTCTAATTTATGAAAGATTCGCATAGCTGCAGCCATGGCTCTCAATCAGGCACGTCGTCTGCCAACTTTTTGAGATCGAACTAGTCGGGCTGCTGCTGGTATCAGGCTACCAGCCAACAGCGGCATGCAGAGAAATGTGAGTCCCAGCACTAAAGCATGTATCATCATAGAGTCCTCCAAGGGAATAGCATTGTGTCCTCTCTCGGTTAATCCTTGGTCGGACTTTACTGACAGTCCTTTCAGGACACGTCTCATCCATCTGCTACATTTCGGCCTAACACTCAAGTCGTCGGCCGCACGATGACCCTTCCCAGGTCGACCGCCACGCCAACAACGGACATGTCCGGTCCTTGAGACTCTCACCGGACGAGTTATCCACCGCAGTATGAAAGGCCCAACTATGTGGGTGTTCCTGATCATCCTGCTCACTCCTCCTTCTGGAATTCGTCCAGAAACTGTCCTCAATGTCTTCGAGACCTATCATGCCTGCCAGCCCGAATAGCAGCAGATTGGGCATGAAATGGCAAAGAGCTATCCCGCGACCACAACTTCCCAATCGTCTACGAATTCCGGAAAAAGAACTCTTCACTGCAACCACCAGCATTCCAAGAGTCAGAACGGCAGGCTTCACTCACCGCAGAAAGATTGTAAACCAGTCCTCCCGCGTGAAGCGTCTCGGCTAACAGTTTCAGATTATAGGTTTCAAGTCTGAGGCGTTTTAGTTTCTGTATAACGTGAAACGTTGAACATGAAACCTGAAACTCAGCCCCCCATTCCCCTGTGCCCGACATCTGTGGCATCATGTCCGCCTGATGCAACTCTCCATCGTCATCCCCGCGTTCAACGAGGCACGTCTGATCCAACAGACCCTCCGGTCCGTGGCAACTTCGGTTGCCGCACATACAAAGCCTGGGTTCACATCGGAAGTAATCGTGGTCGACAACAATTCCAGCGACAACACAGCAGACCTCGCCAGACAGGCCGGAGCTCGCGTCGTCTTCGAACCGATCAACCAGATCGGTCGAGCACGCAATGCCGGTGCAACGCAGGCCACCGGTGATTGGCTGCTGTTTTTAGATGCGGACAGTCTGCTCAGCCCAGAACTGCTGGCAGATATTCTGCGTGTGCTTGAGTCAGGGAAATATGTTGGCTGCGGGAGCACGTTACGGATGGATGACTTGCCCTGGTGGGCCAATCTCACGTTGCAACTTTGGACCACGACCTCGGTATTCTGTCGCTGGGCTGCCGGGGCACTCGTGGTCTGCCGACGCGATGCCTTTCAAGCCGTCGGCGGGTTCGACCAGGAACTGTATGCATTGGATGAAATCCGGCTCAGTAAGCAGCTCAAACAATGGGGTCGGCAGCGGGGCTTGCAGTTCACCATTTTAACCAGACACCCGCTTGAAACCTCATCTCGCAAAATCTCGCTCTACTCAAGCCGCGAGATCGCGGCCCAGATCTTCCGCATCTTCTTCCTCCCAAAGAAGACGCTTCAAGACAAGAAGCATCTCTCGGTCTGGTACGACGGCCGACGCTGACGGGAAGCTATTGTTACTGTACCTCGCCATCGTGATCGTCCTGTTCGGTCAGCACCAACACGATCCGTGACTCCTCAACTCCATTCTCACTTGGGACACCAACGCCTCGTATCAGCACTTCCTTCCGAGCGCGTTCGGTCAGACACCATATTTGGCAATACCCATGATCGGAGGATGCGCCATCTTGGCAAAGAGCACTGAGGATTTTACCCGCGAAATCGACCAATATTGGAGGAAGCGCGATGATATGGCTGATTGGACTCAACATTTCAGGAGAAACCCGTGCCAAGTCACTGAGCAACCTAGAGGCACAGGGATTGACGTACACGGGTTTCAACAAGGGCGAGAGAATCAGAATGCCTGATCCACGAGGCGAGACTTCTTCCTTCTCATCGCATCCGTCGATGTAACGCTTATCAATGCCTGAAGTCATGACAAAGCATCTCCCATCCGATCATCAGCTGGTGATATCATATTGCCACTCGGCTTCCACTCAGTCATCAAGGTCATGACCATCTTGCTTGCCGATCGCGTTATTCAATGAGTTGATCGACTGCTGGTGCGATACGAGCATACGCGTCATCCCGTATTGGCACAGATAAGACTGTGATGCTTTTTTTGACGACTTTGACATCTTTTATACTTTTTCTCCGCCGTAACTACTCCAGTACTCATTTGCATGTTGTTGGGGAACGAAGCAGTGGCGGTACGTAGGCAAGCAGGATTGACAGTAGGTTTCGGATACTTGGAAATTCTCCCCTTCGAGACCATGCATCCTCAAATAGAGATGCGGCTCATGCCACAAACCAACCCCACCTTCGGGACCCAAGTCACCCCGGATTCTCTGGCAGAAACAGCAGATCACCACTACTGGTTTCATGATGGCTCCTTTCATCATCCATACCCGCCTTCCCCATCAACCCGTCCGCCACCTGTCTTTTTCAGGGATGGACGCAATAATGCGCTATGCCATTGCGACACGCATGACTTGAGGACGAAATACAGTTCGACGACGGATTTCGCGCTCCGCTGCCGTACGTTTCCTGTTCATCAGAATCACCAAATCAATGAGCTCTCCGCACAAGATGCACCGGAAGACCGGCGTCCCCTCTGTGACGAGCCCACCCGCCTCGTCACGCACTTCACTGCGGCACAGGAGCCCCTGGCATCGTGAGCAATTCATACGTGCACCCGACAATCCTGGTCAGTTCAACGAAAGACTCCTTCCCTGCCCATATTGAGTCTCGCGAGAGACGGTGCGGGAATCGGTCTGGTCAATACCCCATAGTCGAACTCGGCCGTACGATGGAGCACCAGTGTCCCCTTTCGGCTAAGCCGATCGATCACGGCAAACACCTCATTCCAAGAAAACTGGGAAAGCCGTTCGCTCAAGGCACGAAGCGCGCAGGGCCCGTTCCGATAGAGTTCCATCCGAATGGCCGATTCAATCATTGCGGTTCGCATCTCAAATCCTCCTTGTGAGATCGGTGCTGTTCCTCCACATGTGACGGTGTCGCGCCGCACACTCCCAATGACTCGTGCTGAACCCACGCATGACGATCGAGCTTGCAAACAAGACTCTTGTCGCTCGCATCGAGTAATAGCGGGAACACCGATCTCCCACAATCAATGTAATCACGATTATTTCGTCGGATTTCTAC
This is a stretch of genomic DNA from Nitrospira sp.. It encodes these proteins:
- a CDS encoding DEAD/DEAH box helicase: MPLSGFHPLIAEWFQSSVGEPTEVQQQAWPAIQSGADALIAAPTGSGKTLAAFLSCIDHLFKQALNRELDDHTQVLYVSPLKALSNDIQKNLQKPLAEIGERALQAGLMMPELRVLVRTGDTPMADRQQMLKRPPHILVTTPESLFILLTADKSRRLLQTVRTVIVDEIHALAPNKRGAHVALSLERLEALTFTKPQRIGLSATQRPIETVAAFLVGKRALSTDLYSVPSPQPSALCRIINVGHTRQMDLAVEVPKDELSAIATNAIWSDIYDRLAELVREHRTTLVFVNTRRLAERVSHYLEERLSNLGPDAVAAHHGSLSRQIRLSAEERLKSGKTRVVVATASLELGIDVGTVDLVCQIGSPRAIATCLQRIGRAGHWIKAIPKGRLFATTRDELLECAALICAIKNGTLDRIEVPSAPLDILAQQIVAAAATQSWTEEDLFTLVRCADPYRHLERATFDRIVRMLTEGIATNRGRGLAYLYHDRINGRIKGRRGARLAAITSGGAIPDTANYAVVAEPDGTVVGTVDEDFAVESLAGDIMLLGNTSWRIKGVEMGKVRVEDAHGAPPSIPFWRGEAPSRTTELSAEVALLRAEIDRIANGTSSPLTSYASPVQWLHHACGLDQRGAQQAIEYVLAGKGVLGVVPTQDTIVAERFFDESGGMQLVIHAPFGGRINKAWGLALRKRFCVTFDFELQAAATDNGLVISLGEKHSFPLESVFGYLHSKTVREVLIQAVLLAPMFTTRWRWNVSRALALLRFSNGRKVPPQIQRMKAEDLLAAVFPDAIACQENLTGQRAARHIPDHPLVQETLRDCLTEAMDVEGLTEVLRRVESGAIRCVAVETPAPSGFSHEILNANPYAFLDDAPLEERRSRAVELRRTLPPELLGEIGALDPKAIEEVGRESWPLVRDADELHDALLTLVWVPESEATQWVSYLPELVESGRALLLTVRGEGLGVRGWSATEYHERVEQVLTGRDDSMLDVIVLGWMESIGPTTIDELAHRLHVPSPAVETAMMRLEGQGQVLRGRFRGISALSPSLDGARDSEPVEGQSSVLSIVSTSEWCHRRLLARIHRLTIGILRKEVEPVTASDFMRFLLQWQHVMPGARQHGEAGLTEVIKQLAGFEAAASAWEPQLLRVRMAKYEPELLDRLCLSGAVSWGRLSPHPKLTQGGGMERRRITPTSLAPISVFPRDERNWLLTAYYRDVAVEGLDPFAPLSAVGQDLYRTLQQQGASFFGDLVRSTNHLATEVEQGLWELVAAGLVTADGFDNLRALMDPHRRRAEGRERSRRPRHSAGRWSLLRTAESDRLSAVSVSEHVAQQLLRRYGVVFRDLLVRESLVSSWRDLLVQYRRMEMAGEVRGGRFVDGFTGEQFALPEAVEGLRAIRKMTASPGTGQEIKLSATDPLNLAGVILPGPRVSAIPTNFLVLRDGAVVRTVIGRHADLTVAEPPGSATVQQPA
- a CDS encoding glycosyltransferase — protein: MQLSIVIPAFNEARLIQQTLRSVATSVAAHTKPGFTSEVIVVDNNSSDNTADLARQAGARVVFEPINQIGRARNAGATQATGDWLLFLDADSLLSPELLADILRVLESGKYVGCGSTLRMDDLPWWANLTLQLWTTTSVFCRWAAGALVVCRRDAFQAVGGFDQELYALDEIRLSKQLKQWGRQRGLQFTILTRHPLETSSRKISLYSSREIAAQIFRIFFLPKKTLQDKKHLSVWYDGRR